One window of the Microcoleus sp. FACHB-831 genome contains the following:
- a CDS encoding SDR family oxidoreductase produces the protein MARARGIPACIYRPGRIVWHSETGVGNTSDNTFRMLKGCIQMGSVPQRDGMGNLIPVDFVSKAIAHLSRQKESLGKAFHLVNPNPAPFKDIVNWVRSFGYPLREISDEQWREELRTIAGKSPDNPLFPLVPFWSKPPEVNTSSPLLKFDCKNTLDGLADTNINCPPISVELLTKVMSYLIKKGVLGNPNSN, from the coding sequence ATTGCACGCGCTCGCGGCATACCTGCCTGTATTTATCGCCCAGGTCGTATAGTTTGGCACAGCGAAACTGGAGTTGGTAACACTAGCGATAATACATTTAGAATGCTCAAAGGCTGCATTCAAATGGGTAGTGTCCCCCAGAGGGATGGAATGGGGAATTTAATTCCGGTGGATTTTGTTAGTAAAGCGATCGCGCATTTATCCAGACAAAAAGAATCACTTGGTAAAGCTTTTCACCTAGTCAATCCCAACCCTGCTCCTTTTAAAGATATTGTGAACTGGGTGCGTTCCTTTGGCTATCCCTTGCGAGAAATTTCAGACGAACAATGGCGCGAAGAATTACGCACTATTGCTGGCAAATCTCCCGATAATCCTCTTTTTCCACTCGTACCTTTTTGGTCTAAACCTCCAGAAGTAAATACAAGTTCACCTCTCCTAAAATTTGACTGCAAAAATACCTTAGATGGGTTAGCTGATACTAATATTAATTGTCCCCCAATTAGTGTTGAACTATTGACTAAGGTTATGTCATACCTAATCAAAAAAGGAGTATTAGGCAATCCCAACTCTAACTAA